A window from Polyangium spumosum encodes these proteins:
- a CDS encoding fibronectin type III domain-containing protein: protein MPFIRKGTGLLVAVVMVAACGGGEWFGRTDVDGANEEPIGVSTEALEIPCAAAPTLEALVACVRDAMPVRGSEGYVAPSATALAEIGDAVTRMMNGYCDFELGASIAPIMRLRTFTDGENGKKYCVMLEVVDGNGDGFVDRGWGTFIVDPSASRELSHQAPHPLSDLDTELEAVGLFKRTDARSFLLCGAHRHANGTRACDRDYQKADCAHDAGSMFFVASREIARFYGSRPHHQIQWHGMGTDTCEGVTAYLSPGMTGAPPADSPVRTLDAEVEAAHPTWSVKMPGSGTCTLNATDNVEGRHLNGVSPDSVCSTAATSTSGRFIHVEQKREARDPLLWVTPVTRAFPIPTPTPPTSVNATASGGGVTVSWVASTGASSYAVQRGTTSGGPYEVVANVSTTSWVDTNVVSRFRYYYVVTATNSRGTSAPSSQVVVRAR, encoded by the coding sequence ATGCCTTTCATTCGCAAGGGGACGGGTCTGCTCGTCGCGGTCGTGATGGTGGCCGCTTGTGGGGGCGGGGAATGGTTTGGCCGGACGGACGTCGACGGCGCAAACGAGGAGCCGATCGGCGTTTCGACCGAGGCGCTGGAGATCCCGTGCGCGGCGGCCCCCACGCTGGAGGCGCTCGTCGCGTGTGTCCGCGACGCGATGCCCGTGCGGGGCTCGGAGGGGTACGTGGCGCCCTCCGCGACGGCCCTCGCCGAGATCGGCGACGCCGTGACGCGGATGATGAACGGGTATTGTGATTTCGAGCTCGGGGCGAGCATCGCCCCGATCATGCGGCTCCGGACGTTCACGGACGGCGAGAACGGCAAGAAATATTGTGTCATGCTCGAGGTGGTCGACGGGAATGGGGACGGGTTCGTGGATCGAGGCTGGGGCACGTTCATCGTCGACCCCTCGGCCTCGCGCGAGCTCTCGCACCAGGCGCCACACCCGCTCTCGGATCTCGACACCGAGCTCGAGGCCGTCGGCCTCTTCAAGCGGACGGACGCGCGCAGCTTCCTGCTCTGCGGCGCGCATCGTCACGCCAATGGCACGCGCGCCTGCGACAGGGACTATCAGAAGGCCGACTGTGCGCACGACGCGGGGAGCATGTTCTTCGTCGCGTCGCGCGAGATCGCCAGGTTCTACGGGTCCCGCCCGCATCATCAGATTCAATGGCACGGCATGGGGACGGACACGTGTGAGGGCGTGACCGCGTATCTCTCGCCCGGGATGACCGGCGCGCCTCCGGCGGACTCCCCCGTGCGCACGCTCGACGCCGAGGTCGAGGCGGCGCACCCGACCTGGAGCGTCAAGATGCCGGGCAGCGGGACGTGTACGCTGAATGCCACGGACAACGTCGAGGGGCGTCATTTGAATGGGGTATCGCCGGACAGCGTGTGTTCGACCGCGGCGACGAGCACGAGCGGCCGGTTCATTCACGTCGAGCAGAAGCGCGAGGCGCGTGACCCGCTCCTCTGGGTCACCCCCGTGACCCGGGCGTTCCCCATCCCGACCCCCACGCCGCCGACCTCGGTCAATGCCACCGCGAGTGGCGGCGGCGTCACCGTGTCCTGGGTCGCCTCGACCGGCGCGAGCAGCTACGCGGTCCAGCGCGGCACCACGAGCGGCGGCCCGTACGAGGTCGTGGCGAACGTGAGCACCACGAGCTGGGTCGACACGAACGTCGTCTCCCGTTTCCGGTATTATTACGTGGTGACGGCGACGAATTCGCGCGGCACGAGCGCGCCTTCGAGCCAGGTCGTGGTCCGAGCTCGCTGA